The Onychomys torridus chromosome 4, mOncTor1.1, whole genome shotgun sequence genome includes a window with the following:
- the Npdc1 gene encoding neural proliferation differentiation and control protein 1 isoform X2: MATPVPPPSSRHLRLLRLLLSGLILGAALNSATARRPDAPTCPGSLDCALKRRARCPPGAHACGPCLQSFQEDQQGFCVPRMHQSSGEDLPQPRLEEEIDSLAQELALKEKEAGHPRLTAQPLPEAAQKLLEPATLGFSQWGQGLEPGLPSIHGTSQPTPHASLGSPVSSGPVHMSPLEPQGGHGNGLTLVLILAFCLASTAALAVAALCWCRLQREIRLTQKADYAATSKAPTSPTTPRISPGDQRLAHSAEMYHYQHQRQQMLCLERHKEPAKELESASSDEENEDGDFTVYECPGLAPTGEMEVRNPLFDHSSLSAAPVPGPNSSPPLHQCRVPIPHLRCTSAGSQFLTSAAPVPGPNSSPPLQ, translated from the exons ATGGCGACGCCGGTCCCTCCGCCTTCCTCGCGGCACCTGCGGCTGCTGCGGCTGCTGCTCTCCGGCCTCATCCTCGGAGCGGCCCTGAACAGTGCCACCGCCCGCCGCCCGG aTGCTCCCACCTGTCCTGGAAGCCTGGACTGTGCCCTGAAGAGGCGGGCCAGATGCCCACCGGGCGCACATGCCTGTGGACCATGCCTTCAGTCCTTCCAGGAGGACCAGCAAGGGTTCTGTGTGCCCAGGATGCACCAGTCTTCTG GGGAGGACCTGCCCCAGCCCAGACTGGAAGAGGAGATCGATTCTCTGGCCCAGGAACTAGCATTGAAGGAGAAGGAGGCTGGACACCCAAGGCTTACAGCACAGCCCTTGCCTGAGGCTGCACAGAAGCTCCTAGAGCCTG CTACCCTGGGATTCTCACAGTGGGGTCAAGGACTGGAGCCCGGCCTCCCCTCCATTCACGGAACCTCCCAGCCCACACCCCACGCCTCCTTGGGCTCCCCTGTATCTTCTGGGCCTGTGCACATGTCTCCGCTGGAGCCCCAGGGCGGACATGGAAATGGCCTCACCCTTG TGCTGATCCTGGCTTTCTGCTTGGCGAGCACAGCCGCCCTGGCTGTGGCAGCCCTCTGCTGGTGTAG GCTACAACGAGAGATTCGCCTGACTCAGAAGGCCGACTACGCTGCCACATCCAAGGCGCCCACTTCCCCTACAACACCGCGGATCTCG CCTGGGGATCAGCGGCTGGCGCACAGCGCTGAGATGTATCACTACCAGCACCAGAGACAGCAGATGCTGTGCCTGGAGCG GCATAAGGAACCTGCAAAGGAACTGGAGTCAGCCTCCTCTGATGAGGAGAACGAAGATGGCGACTTCACGGTGTATGAGTGCCCAGGCCTGGCACCG ACAGGGGAGATGGAGGTGCGCAACCCGCTGTTTGACCATTCCTCGCTGTCCGCCGCACCAGTGCCGGGTCCCAATTCCTCACCTCCGCTGCACCAGTGCCGGGTCCCAATTCCTCACCTCCGCTGCACCAGTGCCGGGTCCCAATTCCTCACCTCCGCCGCACCAGTGCCGGGTCCCAATTCCTCACCTCCGCTGCAGTGA
- the Npdc1 gene encoding neural proliferation differentiation and control protein 1 isoform X1, with protein sequence MATPVPPPSSRHLRLLRLLLSGLILGAALNSATARRPDAPTCPGSLDCALKRRARCPPGAHACGPCLQSFQEDQQGFCVPRMHQSSGEDLPQPRLEEEIDSLAQELALKEKEAGHPRLTAQPLPEAAQKLLEPAATLGFSQWGQGLEPGLPSIHGTSQPTPHASLGSPVSSGPVHMSPLEPQGGHGNGLTLVLILAFCLASTAALAVAALCWCRLQREIRLTQKADYAATSKAPTSPTTPRISPGDQRLAHSAEMYHYQHQRQQMLCLERHKEPAKELESASSDEENEDGDFTVYECPGLAPTGEMEVRNPLFDHSSLSAAPVPGPNSSPPLHQCRVPIPHLRCTSAGSQFLTSAAPVPGPNSSPPLQ encoded by the exons ATGGCGACGCCGGTCCCTCCGCCTTCCTCGCGGCACCTGCGGCTGCTGCGGCTGCTGCTCTCCGGCCTCATCCTCGGAGCGGCCCTGAACAGTGCCACCGCCCGCCGCCCGG aTGCTCCCACCTGTCCTGGAAGCCTGGACTGTGCCCTGAAGAGGCGGGCCAGATGCCCACCGGGCGCACATGCCTGTGGACCATGCCTTCAGTCCTTCCAGGAGGACCAGCAAGGGTTCTGTGTGCCCAGGATGCACCAGTCTTCTG GGGAGGACCTGCCCCAGCCCAGACTGGAAGAGGAGATCGATTCTCTGGCCCAGGAACTAGCATTGAAGGAGAAGGAGGCTGGACACCCAAGGCTTACAGCACAGCCCTTGCCTGAGGCTGCACAGAAGCTCCTAGAGCCTG CAGCTACCCTGGGATTCTCACAGTGGGGTCAAGGACTGGAGCCCGGCCTCCCCTCCATTCACGGAACCTCCCAGCCCACACCCCACGCCTCCTTGGGCTCCCCTGTATCTTCTGGGCCTGTGCACATGTCTCCGCTGGAGCCCCAGGGCGGACATGGAAATGGCCTCACCCTTG TGCTGATCCTGGCTTTCTGCTTGGCGAGCACAGCCGCCCTGGCTGTGGCAGCCCTCTGCTGGTGTAG GCTACAACGAGAGATTCGCCTGACTCAGAAGGCCGACTACGCTGCCACATCCAAGGCGCCCACTTCCCCTACAACACCGCGGATCTCG CCTGGGGATCAGCGGCTGGCGCACAGCGCTGAGATGTATCACTACCAGCACCAGAGACAGCAGATGCTGTGCCTGGAGCG GCATAAGGAACCTGCAAAGGAACTGGAGTCAGCCTCCTCTGATGAGGAGAACGAAGATGGCGACTTCACGGTGTATGAGTGCCCAGGCCTGGCACCG ACAGGGGAGATGGAGGTGCGCAACCCGCTGTTTGACCATTCCTCGCTGTCCGCCGCACCAGTGCCGGGTCCCAATTCCTCACCTCCGCTGCACCAGTGCCGGGTCCCAATTCCTCACCTCCGCTGCACCAGTGCCGGGTCCCAATTCCTCACCTCCGCCGCACCAGTGCCGGGTCCCAATTCCTCACCTCCGCTGCAGTGA
- the Entpd2 gene encoding ectonucleoside triphosphate diphosphohydrolase 2 isoform X2: MAGKLLSLLPPLLLAAVGLAGLLLLCVPTQDVREPPALKYGIVLDAGSSHTSMFVYKWPADKENDTGIVGQHSSCDVQGGGISSYAHDPSRAGQSLVECLEQALRDVPKDRHASTPLYLGATAGMRLLNLTSPEATARVLEAVTETLTQYPFDFRGARILSGQDEGVFGWVTANYLLENFIKYGWVGRWVRPRKGTLGAMDLGGASTQITFETTSPSEDPDSEVHLRLYGQHYRVYTHSFLCYGRDQVLQRLLASALQTHHLHPCWPKGYSTQVLLQEVYRSPCTEGQRPRTFNGSTLVSVAGTGSPALCRDLVSGLFFNFSSCPFSQCSFNGVFQPPVTGNFIAFSAFYYTVDFLRTVMELPVGTLQQLEAATETVCNQTWAELQARVPGQQARLADYCAAAMFIQQLLSRGYHFDERSFSGVVFQKKAADTAVGWALGYMLNLTNLIPADLPRLRKGTHFSSWVALLLLFAVLLLAALVLLLRQVRSAKSPGAL; the protein is encoded by the exons ATGGCCGGAAAGTTGCTGTCACTGCTGCCACCCCTGCTGCTGGCTGCGGTGGGTCTCGCCGGCCTCCTGCTGCTGTGCGTTCCTACCCAAGACGTCCGGGAGCCGCCCGCCCTCAAG TACGGCATCGTTCTGGACGCTGGCTCTTCACATACATCCATGTTTGTCTACAAGTGGCCAGCGGACAAAGAGAACGACACAGGCATCGTGGGTCAGCACAGCTCTTGTGATGTTCAAG GTGGGGGCATCTCCAGCTATGCACATGACCCTTCTCGGGCGGGCCAGAGTCTGGTTGAATGTCTTGAACAGGCACTTCGGGATGTGCCCAAAGACAGACATGCCAGCACACCGCTCTACCTGGGAGCCACAGCAGGCATGCGCCTACTCAA CCTGACCAGCCCAGAGGCCACAGCCAGGGTGCTTGAGGCAGTGACAGAGACGCTCACACAGTACCCCTTTGACTTCCGTGGTGCTCGAATCCTCTCGGGACAGGACGAAGGGGTGTTTGGCTGGGTGACTGCCAATTACCTGCTGGAGAACTTCATCAAG TACGGCTGGGTGGGCCGGTGGGTCCGGCCGAGGAAGGGAACTCTGGGGGCCATGGACCTTGGGGGTGCCTCAACACAGATCACCTTTGAGACAACCAGCCCGTCTGAAGATCCAGACAGTGAGGTCCATCTGCGGCTCTATGGCCAACACTACCGTGTCTACACCCACAGCTTCCTCTGCTATGGCCGAGACCAGGTTCTTCAGAGGCTGCTGGCCAGTGCCCTCCAG acccaccacctccacccctgcTGGCCAAAGGGCTACTCCACCCAAGTGCTGCTCCAGGAAGTCTACCGGTCACCATGCACTGAGGGCCAGCGTCCTCGGACCTTCAACGGCAGTACCCTCGTCAGCGTCGCGGGCACCGGCAGTCCCGCCCTCTGCCGTGACCTGGTCTCTGGGCTCTTCTTCAACTTCTCCTCTTGCCCCTTCTCCCAGTGCTCCTTCAATGGGGTCTTCCAGCCCCCCGTGACTGGGAACTTCATA GccttttctgctttctactaCACGGTGGACTTCCTGAGGACGGTGATGGAGCTGCCTGTGGGAACCCTGCAGCAGCTGGAGGCAGCCACAGAGACGGTGTGCAACCAGACCTGGGCTGAG CTTCAGGCTCGAGTGCCAGGGCAGCAGGCCCGCCTGGCTGACTACTGCGCCGCAGCCATGTTCATACAACAGCTACTAAGCCGCGGCTATCACTTCGATGAGCGCTCTTTCAGCGGAGTGGTCTTCCAAAAGAAG GCCGCAGACACTGCTGTCGGCTGGGCGCTGGGCTACATGCTGAATTTGACGAACCTGATTCCGGCTGACCTTCCGAGACTACGTAAGGGAACTCACTTCAGCTCCTGGGTTGCGCTCCTCCTGCTCTTTGCGGTCCTGCTCTTGGCGGCGCTGGTCCTGCTCCTGCGTCAGGTGCGCTCCGCCAAGTCGCCCGGCGCCCTCTAG
- the Entpd2 gene encoding ectonucleoside triphosphate diphosphohydrolase 2 isoform X3, which yields MFVYKWPADKENDTGIVGQHSSCDVQGGGISSYAHDPSRAGQSLVECLEQALRDVPKDRHASTPLYLGATAGMRLLNLTSPEATARVLEAVTETLTQYPFDFRGARILSGQDEGVFGWVTANYLLENFIKYGWVGRWVRPRKGTLGAMDLGGASTQITFETTSPSEDPDSEVHLRLYGQHYRVYTHSFLCYGRDQVLQRLLASALQTHHLHPCWPKGYSTQVLLQEVYRSPCTEGQRPRTFNGSTLVSVAGTGSPALCRDLVSGLFFNFSSCPFSQCSFNGVFQPPVTGNFIAFSAFYYTVDFLRTVMELPVGTLQQLEAATETVCNQTWAELQARVPGQQARLADYCAAAMFIQQLLSRGYHFDERSFSGVVFQKKAADTAVGWALGYMLNLTNLIPADLPRLRKGTHFSSWVALLLLFAVLLLAALVLLLRQVRSAKSPGAL from the exons ATGTTTGTCTACAAGTGGCCAGCGGACAAAGAGAACGACACAGGCATCGTGGGTCAGCACAGCTCTTGTGATGTTCAAG GTGGGGGCATCTCCAGCTATGCACATGACCCTTCTCGGGCGGGCCAGAGTCTGGTTGAATGTCTTGAACAGGCACTTCGGGATGTGCCCAAAGACAGACATGCCAGCACACCGCTCTACCTGGGAGCCACAGCAGGCATGCGCCTACTCAA CCTGACCAGCCCAGAGGCCACAGCCAGGGTGCTTGAGGCAGTGACAGAGACGCTCACACAGTACCCCTTTGACTTCCGTGGTGCTCGAATCCTCTCGGGACAGGACGAAGGGGTGTTTGGCTGGGTGACTGCCAATTACCTGCTGGAGAACTTCATCAAG TACGGCTGGGTGGGCCGGTGGGTCCGGCCGAGGAAGGGAACTCTGGGGGCCATGGACCTTGGGGGTGCCTCAACACAGATCACCTTTGAGACAACCAGCCCGTCTGAAGATCCAGACAGTGAGGTCCATCTGCGGCTCTATGGCCAACACTACCGTGTCTACACCCACAGCTTCCTCTGCTATGGCCGAGACCAGGTTCTTCAGAGGCTGCTGGCCAGTGCCCTCCAG acccaccacctccacccctgcTGGCCAAAGGGCTACTCCACCCAAGTGCTGCTCCAGGAAGTCTACCGGTCACCATGCACTGAGGGCCAGCGTCCTCGGACCTTCAACGGCAGTACCCTCGTCAGCGTCGCGGGCACCGGCAGTCCCGCCCTCTGCCGTGACCTGGTCTCTGGGCTCTTCTTCAACTTCTCCTCTTGCCCCTTCTCCCAGTGCTCCTTCAATGGGGTCTTCCAGCCCCCCGTGACTGGGAACTTCATA GccttttctgctttctactaCACGGTGGACTTCCTGAGGACGGTGATGGAGCTGCCTGTGGGAACCCTGCAGCAGCTGGAGGCAGCCACAGAGACGGTGTGCAACCAGACCTGGGCTGAG CTTCAGGCTCGAGTGCCAGGGCAGCAGGCCCGCCTGGCTGACTACTGCGCCGCAGCCATGTTCATACAACAGCTACTAAGCCGCGGCTATCACTTCGATGAGCGCTCTTTCAGCGGAGTGGTCTTCCAAAAGAAG GCCGCAGACACTGCTGTCGGCTGGGCGCTGGGCTACATGCTGAATTTGACGAACCTGATTCCGGCTGACCTTCCGAGACTACGTAAGGGAACTCACTTCAGCTCCTGGGTTGCGCTCCTCCTGCTCTTTGCGGTCCTGCTCTTGGCGGCGCTGGTCCTGCTCCTGCGTCAGGTGCGCTCCGCCAAGTCGCCCGGCGCCCTCTAG
- the Entpd2 gene encoding ectonucleoside triphosphate diphosphohydrolase 2 isoform X1 has product MRDGLWGVGVGSLYLAGSGGVPWCAGGLEQPFPRLELAHAPGWCPARLPQLESSPLEQATLQRKPIQRPPQLCKTRLSLAVRLRKGCGLETYTQPQPHSFPAALTSHPQYGIVLDAGSSHTSMFVYKWPADKENDTGIVGQHSSCDVQGGGISSYAHDPSRAGQSLVECLEQALRDVPKDRHASTPLYLGATAGMRLLNLTSPEATARVLEAVTETLTQYPFDFRGARILSGQDEGVFGWVTANYLLENFIKYGWVGRWVRPRKGTLGAMDLGGASTQITFETTSPSEDPDSEVHLRLYGQHYRVYTHSFLCYGRDQVLQRLLASALQTHHLHPCWPKGYSTQVLLQEVYRSPCTEGQRPRTFNGSTLVSVAGTGSPALCRDLVSGLFFNFSSCPFSQCSFNGVFQPPVTGNFIAFSAFYYTVDFLRTVMELPVGTLQQLEAATETVCNQTWAELQARVPGQQARLADYCAAAMFIQQLLSRGYHFDERSFSGVVFQKKAADTAVGWALGYMLNLTNLIPADLPRLRKGTHFSSWVALLLLFAVLLLAALVLLLRQVRSAKSPGAL; this is encoded by the exons ATGCGGGATGGGCTGTGGGGTGTGGGAGTTGGATCCTTGTATCTGGCTGGCTCTGGAGGAGTTCCCTGGTGTGCGGGAGGACTGGAGCAGCCCTTTCCCAGGCTAGAACTGGCACATGCCCCAGGCTGGTGTCCAGCCAGGCTCCCTCAGCTGGAGTCCAGCCCCCTGGAGCAGGCTACCCTGCAAAGAAAGCCCATCCAGCGCCCCCCTCAGCTCTGCAAAACCAGACTCTCCTTGGCAGTTAGGCTCAGGAAGGGGTGTGGATTGGAGACCTACACTCAGCCTCAGCCACATTCTTTCCCAGCGGCCCTTACTTCACATCCTCAG TACGGCATCGTTCTGGACGCTGGCTCTTCACATACATCCATGTTTGTCTACAAGTGGCCAGCGGACAAAGAGAACGACACAGGCATCGTGGGTCAGCACAGCTCTTGTGATGTTCAAG GTGGGGGCATCTCCAGCTATGCACATGACCCTTCTCGGGCGGGCCAGAGTCTGGTTGAATGTCTTGAACAGGCACTTCGGGATGTGCCCAAAGACAGACATGCCAGCACACCGCTCTACCTGGGAGCCACAGCAGGCATGCGCCTACTCAA CCTGACCAGCCCAGAGGCCACAGCCAGGGTGCTTGAGGCAGTGACAGAGACGCTCACACAGTACCCCTTTGACTTCCGTGGTGCTCGAATCCTCTCGGGACAGGACGAAGGGGTGTTTGGCTGGGTGACTGCCAATTACCTGCTGGAGAACTTCATCAAG TACGGCTGGGTGGGCCGGTGGGTCCGGCCGAGGAAGGGAACTCTGGGGGCCATGGACCTTGGGGGTGCCTCAACACAGATCACCTTTGAGACAACCAGCCCGTCTGAAGATCCAGACAGTGAGGTCCATCTGCGGCTCTATGGCCAACACTACCGTGTCTACACCCACAGCTTCCTCTGCTATGGCCGAGACCAGGTTCTTCAGAGGCTGCTGGCCAGTGCCCTCCAG acccaccacctccacccctgcTGGCCAAAGGGCTACTCCACCCAAGTGCTGCTCCAGGAAGTCTACCGGTCACCATGCACTGAGGGCCAGCGTCCTCGGACCTTCAACGGCAGTACCCTCGTCAGCGTCGCGGGCACCGGCAGTCCCGCCCTCTGCCGTGACCTGGTCTCTGGGCTCTTCTTCAACTTCTCCTCTTGCCCCTTCTCCCAGTGCTCCTTCAATGGGGTCTTCCAGCCCCCCGTGACTGGGAACTTCATA GccttttctgctttctactaCACGGTGGACTTCCTGAGGACGGTGATGGAGCTGCCTGTGGGAACCCTGCAGCAGCTGGAGGCAGCCACAGAGACGGTGTGCAACCAGACCTGGGCTGAG CTTCAGGCTCGAGTGCCAGGGCAGCAGGCCCGCCTGGCTGACTACTGCGCCGCAGCCATGTTCATACAACAGCTACTAAGCCGCGGCTATCACTTCGATGAGCGCTCTTTCAGCGGAGTGGTCTTCCAAAAGAAG GCCGCAGACACTGCTGTCGGCTGGGCGCTGGGCTACATGCTGAATTTGACGAACCTGATTCCGGCTGACCTTCCGAGACTACGTAAGGGAACTCACTTCAGCTCCTGGGTTGCGCTCCTCCTGCTCTTTGCGGTCCTGCTCTTGGCGGCGCTGGTCCTGCTCCTGCGTCAGGTGCGCTCCGCCAAGTCGCCCGGCGCCCTCTAG